The genomic region ATCTCATTCAATTTATGTCCAAATTAGGCAAGTGAGGAGTCCATGTCGAAGGATTTTTCGTAAGGAATTCAATGAGATAAGTCATATAATCCAGTTCAAAGTCATAGAGTCCAGAAATGGTGAAAAACAGTAGCAGTGCAGAAAGCTGATATCCTTTATATTACCTTTGATGTCTAAGTCTTTACGTGCTTTATAGTTTATCATTGCTTCTGAAACTTTCCAGATTTAAAGTAGAGATCCTAAGCTTCAATTTGATATAAAGTTTGTAGAAAATGGTTAAGAAATGAGTGAGATATGCATTTTTGAAGTTGTGGTAGTTGTAATGGCTTTTCAACGAGTTTATTAGTTTGGAAGTTTGATTAGACATAACTTGTTCATTTCCAAACCCCTTTTTAAATGATTCAAAAGCCTAAACTGAAGCATATTTCATGAAGAATCTAATACTGTGACCAAATTTACAAAGTGATATTTAATTATATACGAAAATATAAGTTTCTAGAAAACATATTCTTTTCCATTTTATCCTTAGTTATGCATTTTGATAATCTTAAAGACAAAAGAGTATAGGAATGTAATCATGTACTTACTCTTGAATTTTCAGGAGTGAAGTGAAGGTTTTGGTATTGACTCAAGGTTGGACTTCTTTGACAAAGAGAGAACTTCTCAAGAGAAAAAGAGTGAAGGGGATAGGATTTTGGTGTGGGAGCTTTTCTATTCAATTAAGGGAGTTTGTGATCATCTTTACGTTTGATCTTGGAGTGTGAAGAAAAGATGTTGCAGCTCCCAAGTATAAATAGGCCATGAAGCATGCATTGTAAATTAATTTCCAGCAATTTTATTTGACTTAAAAGGCCAAACATTAAATTTGAGTGATAGTCTAGCTAGTTAGGTTGATTGTTCACAAAGAAAACCAAATAGTAAGAGGGGTAAAAGAAAAATCAGCTAGTGCATGAATCTATATATGAGGTATACCTTATATATGTATTGACGTGAATCTATAGATACACAAATATTTATATATGTATATATAGATATATATCTACTCAAGTTAATAAGTAAAGGAATATGATGTTTTCCTTTCTTAAGATCTTGTAAATGTGTTAGTAATATTTAAGATTAGAATAGTATGCATGATAAAAGCAATACTAACACGAATCTTAAATTCAATCACGAGTATCGATTGTATGTAAGAAATACGGGTTAAGGTATTTAAGTAGTTTACTTAAATTCTAATACTTAATAAAAATACCTATCTTGTAAGTATGATACTTGGAGTCATTGGCTTCTAAAATGAATATTTTAGAAGATATTTGGATTACTATCTAAGGTTAAAGAGCCTTAGTGTGCTATATAATTTGTGCTAAATTTCGGGGTACTACATCTTTAATGAAGAAGGATTGTGTGTGTGTGTATTTTGAGTTTAAGACTAAACACGTAGATGGAGGCTGCAATGGATCATAGCCATTTTTTATTTTTATAAGATGAAATAGGGTGACAATAACTGTACCCAGATAATCTTAAATCTGATTGTCATGAAGTTGCAATTATTTTTCTTTTTATATTTTTATTAGTAAAAAAATCCTCATGAAGAATAAAGTAATACAATTGTTTAATTATTATTTTTTGTTTAGAATACAANGGTTAATTTTTTATTGTCATCTTGGTTTCATTTACTTTTCTACTTTTATTTAAACATAATAAAAAGTTTTCTTTTTCTAGGCTAATGTAGTTTTTCGCTCAGGAAAAAAATACAAGACTGCACAACAAAATAAAAAAGATAAAAATGTAACCAAAAATAAAAAAAATAAAAAAGACAAAAAGCACATCAACAAAACTAAAATGACCACATCATCTCTATGTCTCTCTCATGAAACCTCAGCCACACCCACAGTCCCTCTCTCACTAAAAGACCACCCTCAGCCACCCACACAATCACCCCAACAATCATGAACTCAAATGAATCGGATCCATCGAGCAAGTCGATAGTTGAGAAGATGATTAGGGAGATTCACACTCAGACGGAGGATCAGAATTGGAAAATTGATCCCTTAAGGTTTAGGGGCAATAATACCCAGAAGATGAATAAAAGTTGAGTTGAGTCGATAGTTTCTGTAATATATGAAAGTGGGTTGGTGATGGTAATGGCTATTTGGTCTGGGTTTGAGCCGTCAGCCGTGGGTAGGAGATGAGAGAGCCATTGATGGAAGATTCAATAACTGAGGTAAAATTAAACTTTTACTACACCAGCATTTTTTGTCTCGTTTTTCATTTTCGTTGACCGAGCAATGATTCATTTAACTTTCCGTCTGAAACAAACGGTGCACGTGCAAGCCACGTGATCGGTTCAAGTCCACGTAGGTGCACTGCATCCGCTCCGCAATTTGAGTTGCTGCTGGGTTGGGCCTCACGGGTGAGGCTGGTGGTGGTGGTTGGACTGAGTCTATAGACGGTCAACATGTGTGGTTTAGGGTGGAAACACTGAGAAATTCTGATGGCGGTGGTCAACCTGAGTTGCATGGAGCTACGGTTTCTAGTGGGCTAGGTTGCTGGATTTGGGCCTCGAGTGGGCTCACTTGTTTTAAGCCTTCCCACTGCTGGGGGCTTGGCTAGATTAGGTCTTTATGATGAGTATTTTCTAATTTGAATCAAGGGAAGTCTTAATTCATTTTGGTTGTTACTCTTTATTCCAGATTCTAAGAGTTTCAAGTCTGCTGAAATAAAAATGTTATAAGCGGTCTTAAGAATGTGGATGTACTTTTGATTGTTAAGATCTTAGTTGCAGCTAGGTATTTTAGTAGTCATTAGGGGGTAATTGTTTTTGTCCCTTGTATTTTATGGCCATGAGTATTTTCTACTGTATTTGATGTTTGTTCCTTGTGCGGTTCGTTGAGCAATAAAATCGGTTGACTTCTTGATTAACAAAAATGAGAAAAACTAACAAGTATAAAGAAAACTAAAAAAATTAAACTCTTTATACTTCAATCTACCAGTCACCTTTCCTACATCAGAACTTCTGAATAAGCTTCCTCAATCAGCCTACATAGAGCTTGCCGCAGTGCAACACTCTTGTCCATTTTCTGCCGAAGATGATTTGTTTCCCGCATAAGAACTATGAGTCTTCTTTGGTACCTCAAGTAAGCCAAATACTCTAAACGAAAACTGAGGCTGCCGAAAGCATGGCAAGTAAACAGCTTCGGACGAGGCACGTTCCATTTGACATATTGTATATAGCAAAGAACTGAACGATAACGTATATCGTCTTAAATTTCATTTGTAACCGACACGTTCCATGTTAATGCAACTCAACATCTTTAAATTTCATTTGTATACGTTCAATTTCCCGAGGCTTGAAACTCTAAAATTTAAAATTTGAAATGAACAGGGGAGGCATGCAAAACATAACTCTGTAGCTTTCTAAAATATCCAAAAAGAAGTCGAAGAAGTCCCCAAAACACTGTTTATTTTGTAGAAACTAACAAATGATCAAAATACAGCTTTCCTTCTCAAGGTTTTAAACAGCAGATTATGCGGTACAGAAAACAATTCATATCTGCCGTTTCAATTAAGCTAACAAGACACTCAGATCAACTTATTCTTGAGGCTTTTGTAAAGCTTGGGGTCAGTCTGGTAGTATACTATGTCACCGGTGTCACTGACATAGTGGTCGTTGCTCATGCTTGCCACAAGATTGTTGATCAAGTGAAATGGAAATGGTCCGGATTTTTTTGGCTCCCGGTAATACTTCCCCAGAACATGTTTCGCTGACCTGGTCTGCAATACAAGTATGCCAATGCCACCATCAGAATTACTCAAGTAAACTGAAATCCTAATAGATTGCACATGTAAATAGTAAATTGAGGTGAAGGAGAACATACTGCTTCAACTAGATGATAGTGTGGAATCTGAGGGAAGAGATGATGGATGACATGGGTGCCAATGTCATGGTGGATGTTGTTAATCAATCCATAGTCACGATCAACGGTTGTGAGACCTCCTCTTAGATAACTCCACTCCTGCAAAATGAAACCACGAGGAAAAGAAGGCTTCTTAGTTAAGTTCCAACAAGAATCCAGCTATAGCCTTCAAGATAGAGAATCGAGCACAGATAACGTTTCCCCTTATGACAGAACGTTTCATTGAGGTATTAAATTCTTCAGTTTCAGCAAATAAGTTATGTGACACCAAGTAACAATAATTAATTCATGTATCATCAATACCTTGCCGCGGTACCAAGGAAGTTTGTGTTCATCATAACCATGGTGGTGCAAATATGTTACCATATCCAACCACATTACGAAAATCTGCAAGTAAACAGCCAAGACAAAATTAGGAAATAATCTGTTTGACGGTACTGTTATTATCACGAATAAAATTGAACTAACCCAGTAAGGGACACCATAGATCTTCAAGACTTGGACAGGTCCTACTATAACGGACAAACAGACAAGGAAGGCAAGCATCACAGTCCAACAAACAGTTGATGTTATGATATCATTTCTTTCATTTGGAGCAAACAAGTCACTGTATGGGTTGAAATGTGAACCTTGCTTTCCTGGACTTCTTGTCCACTGCAAATCAATCCAGTAGAGAAAACACATCAGACTCTGTGAACAATAAAACATAAACAATCTTGAACCAAATATACATAAGCTTAATGAAAGATGGGTTTCCTCACCAGATAGAAAGGATATGCAAAAATGGGGTAAGGCACTCTGAATCTAAACTTTCTTGTACTTTCATCCAAACTTGTATAGATCTTCTCAGTCAGCTAACAAAGATAGCAAAAGAGAGACAGGGTTAACAACAAATTGAAGATTAAACAACCAAAACCTCAGCAGTAACAATATGTTTAAGCTAGCAAGCGCTAGCATTGTGTGTCAAAAGAATAAGCACATACAGGAACCCAGGACTCATCATTCTCAACATGACCATGGTTCTGATGGTGAGTTCTATGGCTGATTCTCCTGCAAAGCCAATCAAATCATATGTAAAAAACCTCAATCTTGAACCACACATCAACAACATTCTCAAACAACAATGTAAAGATGCAATCTTTTCAGGTAGGAAGCATGGAAGAGTGAATAAAAACAGAGGAACCCACCATCCATTATAAGGTACAAGAATTGCAGAATGCAGAAAATGCCCCACAACGTTGTTGAGCAGGCGGCTGTCCGAAAAGCTTCCATGGCCACTGTGTTCAATCCAAAACCAAATACATCAGCCAAAAAGATGCCATTTTTTCAAGACTCATTTCAATTAAACAGTAAAAAGATGCAATCTTGATTCAGAAAATGCAGAACCATGAGAATGAAAAACGAGGAATTACCAATCATGTCCGAGAACAAAGAGAGCCCAGAACATGGTTCCCTGAGCAGCCCAGTAGAGTGGCCAGACATACCAATTGTTAAAGTAAATGGCTGCAGCTGCCATTGCAAATATGACAACCAAGTCCCTCAACACATAGCTGAAGGACCTCCATGGGTTCTTCACCCAACAGTGTTTGGGAATGGCGGCTCGGATCTCAGCTATCTTGAATGGAGGTGGAGCACTTGGGTCGAAATCTGCATCGTGGTCTTCTTTGTTGTTGGGGTCGTGGATCCCATTGACACCCTTCATGGGTTTGGCTTCAACACCCTCCATTGTAGCTAAAGCTGATTCCTTTCTTGAAGGAGGTTAACCACTTGTTCTCAAATCTCTTTGTATCCACTGAGAGAGCGGACAAAGAGGGCTCTAGCTGCTGCAGGCACTGGGGTTAAGGGCCTTCCTTAATATTTATAAGCCGAAGGCAGAGAGAGGCAATGAGGGGTGCACCGAGCAACGGTACACTGTTGTATCTACACGAATACAAATACTCGACAAAATCTTTGTATCTATTCTACGTGCGCCTAGGGCAGTTCTCAGATACCAACTTTTTTATACGAAGCTTCCTCCTCTCACATTAATCTATGTGTTTTTCTTTCAAGAGTGTTTGAGAGAGCTTAACCTTTGATTCAACTTCTCGGAAGAGAACGTGAAACAAGGCTAAGGGGATCGGAGGGTTTTAGTTTTAGTTTTTCTCGGTTTTGAGATGCATATGGAAGAGAGATTTAGAATGATTCAACTTCTCAGAATAAGTTATAATAAATCCCGAAACGATCGACGAATTATGATTATATTTTTTTAGTAACATGTTTTTTTTTATCGTAATTACAATAACTAAACAAGAAAAATAGTTTTCTTTGCAATGTATGTACAAAACTTGGAGGAATCTACGGAGGGAATGAAGATCCATACAACAGTTTTTGATTTTCTAGACAGCACCTATTGATCACCCTAGTGAATGTGTGACACCAAAGAGAAGAGTAAGAAGATGCATACAACATTTCATGTTTTCCTAGGGCACCTATTCGACACCCTATTAAATGTGTGACACCAAAATGAAGACCAAGAACATATGAATACAAGATCTTTTGGGTTTTCTAGAGCACCTATTGCTTATCTATTGAATTTGTGACACCAAAATAAGGACCAAGAAAAATCAGCAAGTAATTCTTGACCTTTTGCTAGAAGCGTAAGACTTGGCCAAATGTGAGTCCATAAAAGTGACAAAACACCAAACCATGTGAATTGAAGGCCAGCTGTGGAGGGGTGACCATACAAGCCTTACTAATTTGGTCCAGTATTACCCAAAAACGAATATATGTTGGAAAAATAGAAGGAGCCTAGGATCAAAAACAAATTAATTTGTCTTATTGATGTTTTCCTTTTAAACTATTAGCTACTATTGCCTGAAAGAGCTATTTGTATGTAAATTAGAAAGTGGTACTGGGAAAAAGTATGAAACGGATGAATGAAAAATGGTGTGGCCTGGAAATTTTCTATTCAGTCGGACCACATATTTATCAAAGATAGACACAATTTCAGGAATTCTCAACAGTCAGTTATGCCAATTTTTATGGATTCTGTTATTGCAGACCAAGTTTTTTCGGAAACTTGTTAAATCTTGGTCTGTGGTACAATGTACCCTTTCATAATGCTTTGAAATGAGGAAACATAAATAGGAAAGTTTCCTAGACTGTGTTTAGATTTGTTGTTCCAAAAAATTTCTTTGTTGTAACGAATAGGGATGGCAATGGGTAGGGATGACAATAATCCCCAGCGGGTAGGGTACTAGATGTGGCAAACGGGCCGGCCCAGCCCGCCTAATTGGGTTTCGGGCCGTGTTTGGACTGGCCCACGACGGGCCACTTTTTAACGGGCTCGGGCTTGGGCCGACCCATTTACTCAAATGTAAAGCCCAGCCCGACCCACGGCCCAAGCCCATAACATGGTGGGCCGTGCTCGGGCAGGGCCGGCCCGGGCCCATGAATGGGCCGTGTCGGGCCCGTTTCGTGTCGAAAATTGAAAATGGTCGTGATGAATGTCCTATACCACCGCTTCTACTCTTATAATCTCAACTTTTAATTATACATGATACGATTACAAACCAAAATTAAATCACATAATCTATCGATCATTTTTTTCTTTGTTAACAAACTAAAGAAATAAATGATAAATGCTTACAATTAATAAATTTTTAGGCAAAAACTTCTTATGAGTCTAAGGGAATACAAATTCATACTCAAATAAATAATTATTAGTATATAAGTATATTGTTCACACTCAAAACTAAGTTTATTATTTATAAATATGTTATCTTCATATTTATAAAATTATATTTTATAGCGGGTCGGGCCGTGGGTCTCATATTATCGTGCTTGGGCCGGGTTGGGCCTATAACGGGCTCAGGCAGGGCCGGGCCTATGGGCTCATTTATCTAAGCCCAGCCCGACCCATTAGAATAACGGGCTTGGGCCGTGCCGGGCCGCTTTTAAACGTGCCGTGCTCGTGCCGTGCCCGTGCTTAACAGCCTGTTTGCCACCTCTATAGGGTACCCACGGATATTCGACCCTAACGAGGAAAATATACGGGGATAAACGGGTAACGGGGATGAGGATCTTCAGTATTTGGATTCTTAAATCGGGTACGGGGCGGGTTTGATATTTTGATATTCGTCCCCATCCCCACCCATTAAGGATGAAAATATTATTATATATAATTATATAATTTATTATATATATATTTATATATAATTTATAAATAGATATTTATGTAAAAAAATGTGATTCTCTTAATACTTTAATGGAACTTCCTTTCTATTATATTTTTTTATTCTCTTAATGAAAATTTTACACCAAAAAGATTGTTTATTAAAGTAATATATAGAAAACTCAAACTCAAATCTCATACGATCGAGCAAATCCTATAGTTTAAAGCAAAATTATATAAACAAGTTGTTATGTTGCATTAAGCATGCATGCATTGTGGATTTTTTTGTCGAATGCATTGACATTCAATTACCGGTATTATTCTTTTTAAGCGAGACTTGTATTTATTTTTATTGGATTGAAACATGAAATTTATTTATTTTGGTATTTGATTTTAATTTCATACTTCTATATTTCATTTTTTTTAAAGAAAAAAAAGAAAGAAAAACTAATTTAATACATAATTGTTAATGGGGATCAGGGCGGGTATGGAAACGTAATCCCCAAAGAGTACAGGTACGGGGAATCCCCATTATCTAATTACGGGGATGAGGACGGGTACGGGGATGAGAAATGTAAAAAGGTACGAGTGTGGTATTTTGATCTCTTGACTCTACCCTACCCATTACCTTACCTTACCCATTGTCATCCCTAGCAATGGGTAGGGTAGGGTCAAGAGATCAAAATACCACACTCGTACCCTTTTTCATTCCTCATCCCCGTAATTAAATAATGAGGATTCCCCGTACCCATCATCTTTAGGGATTACGTTCCCATACCCGCCCCAATCCTCGTTAACAATTATGTAATAATTAATTTTTTTAAAAAGATTACGAAATATAGAAATATGAAAATAAAATCAAATACATATATAAATAAGTTTTTTAATTCAATCCAACAAAAACGAATACAAGTCTCAGTTAACAATGAAGTTTCTATAAATATTCATTAAGAAAATCATAGTAAAAAAATATTTCAAAAGATTTTACATAAATATCTATTTATAAATAATATATATATATATTAAAAAATAATATTTACATCCTAAATAGGTGGGGATGGGGACGAATATCAAAATACCATACCCGCCCCGTACCCGATTCAAAAATCCCCATACCTGTCACTCGTTTATCCCCGTATATCTCCCTCGTTAGGGTCAAATACCCATGGGTACCCTACCCGCTGGGGATTATTGCCATCCCTAGTAACAAAGTTTTATAACTGGTAAAGAAGTAATTAGAAGTCATTTTCAATAAATTAATGAGAGATCGTGTAAAGATGAGATAATCTCTAAAATCAAGAGAAGAGCTAAACCGGATAATAATCCCCTAAGGGAAATCACAAGAATAGAAAAAGCAACAAAAAATAGAAGAAAAAAAAAAAAAAAAAACTCTTCATGACTTAGAGGTAAATTGTGTACTCTTACCAACTCGACCACACGTGGTGTTTGAGTTTCGCAATTTATAATCGCATGTGTTGTCATTCAACAATGTTGATTGCATACGAAAAATGCACGAAAAGTTTCACACTTAATTTCTTATCAACTCAACCACACGTAGTGTTTGAATTTCATAATTTATAACCACTTGTGTTGTCATTCCACAATGTTGAACTACACTGGTTCTTCGAAAAGAAAAATGTTGAAGTAAACTAGCAATATATGTTAGAGGCAACATCATCATTAGGGTCTGCGATTACACTTTTCCACTCTGGTTATTTCTATTTCAAGTATGATAGAAAAAATCGTACTACCGACTGGACCAAAAAATCAGAAACTTAAAAAATGGTTTGAATGGTTCAATAGTGCATTTTTAGAGTACTGAATGACCAAAAGGAGGCTTTTGATGAAATGAAGGAATGAAAACTCTGGTCATTAGAGCAAGCTGTGGCCAATACCTGAGGACCATGATGGCTGCAACTTTCACGTTCTAAAAAGACAGATATTTAGTTAAAGAATAATAACTTTAAAGGCTGCCTCCAAATAAGAGAACCTACCTAAAAGGAGAGGCAAAGGCAAAGACATAGGAACTTGGGCAGTGGGTATGCCTTGCTTCAATTTCAAGTATGGCAGCTTTGCTATGCAGTTATTACCATTTGCTCAGACATTTTTACAGAATCCACTTGGAACAAAGTGTTGTGGAGGTTAAATGGAATAGGCTCTCTTCTCAATAATCGATCTTTCCCTTCTCAAGTGCCAGAAGAAGAAAATCATCAGACAACAACAAGTGGGTAATTGAGTGATTAAATTAGGTGCTATTATATAGCTTTGTATCCGTTAAATCTGTAAGTTGGAGATAAGCGGACTCAAACCGCTGACATCCATCACAGGGTAAATTACCGTTTCACAGACCTTTGACTAATTCTACCATAGATGCCAATGATAGACAATAACCCCCCCTCTCGAACACAGCTTATAACTTTCATTATATTGTGCTCTCCTGTTATTAGCAATGGCGGACCCATGATTTTATAACGAGGTGGGCCAGAATTTTTTTCTTCTAATGAGCGTGTATATTCACGTAAAAAATGGATTAAGATAAATAACATATGGATAAAATTTGAAAATTTGAGGTGGGATAGAATTTTTTTTCTTATGAACGTGTACTAATTTACCTTAAAAATTGACCAAGTTTAATAACATATGGGCTAAATTTGAAAATTTGAGGTGCGCTGGTACTTAAATTTTAGTTTTTTGAACTAAAATTTAGCTAGAAATTATTGTTTTTTAAAAACTTGGGATGCGCTGTAGCCCATTGAAACCCGTGTGTCGGTACGTCTTTTATTATTAGAAAATTTTCTTGTACATATACTTGAAAATGGTAAGCTGATTTATACATGTATATACATATCTCTATACGGGAGCAACAAATAGACGAAGAACTTTATACACTGGTTCGTGCTATTTGCGACAACTTGTACCAGTCCTCACGTTGGGATTAATTATTTCCTGGTAAATCTGATTTGTATGTTTTTGATTTTTATTTTGGCTACATGATTTGTATGTTTTTGGTGTACAGAATGGAAAGAATGCAAATCAAATACGGAAGTGCATTGTTTTAAATAGTAATTTCATACCTGACGCACAAATTCTTAGTTACAAAAATGATTCTTCACTGTTCTTCATTATCACGCTCATTATTTTATTCAGTTTTATTAAGAACGATAAAACTTTATATTATAACAATTTACAATAAAACCAACGATACAATCAAAAGAAAACTCTTAAACAAATACAAAACATCATATAAAAAGTAATTAAAGAAAGAGAAGAACAAAGAACAACAACAAGGTGTCTCTAATTCTCCACTCTCTCCCCTGACTCCCTTATTCTCTTCACCTCTATGAAGAGAATGACTCTCCATCTTTCAAACTTCTCAAGCTTGATAGCTAAAGTCTCTATCCATAAATGCTTCCATACATAGCTTTATTCTCTCATTTTTCATGTGAATGAAGAGAAGTTATGTACACAATCTTTAAACAATTGAAGATTTAGTTCCTATAATCATGTTTGCTTGCTTATTGCCTCCTTGTTTCATGGTATATATATATCCTTGGAAATTCTTCATACTCTCTTCCGTTTGTATCAATGCATCTATATACCTATGAATCAAACAAGCAAAAGTGAATTCAACAATTGAGTCATGATAATATTTCCACACATCATACTTAATGCATTAGAAAATAATCCACAAATTTAACATATGCATATATGCATACATGCTACTAGAATAAGAAAAACATGTGTTGCAATTATTGATCTAATTAAAAAGGAAAATACTCGTGTTAAAACAAATACTAAATTTACTATATGAAAATAGATAACTTGCTTTCACTTTTATTTATTTTAGACACACTTGTAAGAACACAAAAACTGACCAAATAATAAAATTCAATAAAAAATTACTAACAAATATAAATCAGGGATAATAATATGATATAAAATGTGTTCATCAGACTACAAGACAACCAAAACCAAAAAACAAAAACTAAAAAAACCAAGAGAAAAGAAAATAAAAATATAAAACTGAAACTTAGACGCCCACCTAAAAAGGGCCCAGGCCCCATCCATCCTACTAGATCTCAAAAAGGAGGTTACCAGAAGCCCAACCCAAAAAAGGCTGCTGCAATCTAAATGCAGAGACCACTACCACGCCACCGCCTTCGATCGCCACCCAAAGGAGCACTATTCGCGAACCACCATGAAGAGGCAGCATCACCCATCCTTCAAGATCGGTATCAAAACGGGAAATGACGACCAAAACCAAGAATGACTGGGCTAGCCGTCACCGCCGCAGTTTCCCCATCACCACATTACCACTGCATCTCGCCTTAACACATACACAGCTAGGATCGCCGCCCTTGATTGACAACAAGACCTCCTCGTTGACGCAACACCGCTTTGCATGACAGACCCAATAATTGAACTCAATCCGCACCTATGAAACTCCTCCTCCTATCAATCCGCCGCCACCAGTCGACAAGGCTAGGCCACCAACTGGCCGCCATCAGCTCCCGTCCGACGACAACATCATCATACGTGTCGTCAGACGGACGTAGAAGAATTTTTCAAAAACCCTAAAAGCACCTGGTTTTACGGAGAGAAAGGAATATATTCACTATTTTATTCAGTTGTAGAAGCATATTGAGGAGAAATTTTTGAATGCTACCGGAGGACCACCTGGCTGTCTGACGTGGTCCTCATTCCCAATCAAATTTTGACACGTAAATTTTTTACAACTAAAATAAATTAAGGTTTTCTATTTTTTGTGAAATGACATTCATCGGTCTTTGGTGAGTTTGGACTATGGTCTAGGGTTTAAGATTAGGGTTTAGAGTATAGGGTATAAGGTAAGGATTTAGGATTTTGAAATGCAACAAGAAACCCAAAATGGTTTTTGACAAAATAGCTGAAATAATTTTTTGTTAAGAAAATCTACATGTCAAAATTTGATTGGAAGAAAGACCACATCAGACTGTCACGTGGTCCTCCCGTAACACTGAAAAATTTCTCGCATAAGTTTATAATATATCTTTGATTTTAATTTGATTCAGTAAATTGCAAACTACTTGAAAACAACATAAATGGTTACCTAGTCAGTCGTTGACCAAACAAATTATGTTCAACCACCATTGGATGCAAATTCAATGGTGGAGAGAATTACTACTTAATTGATTT from Fragaria vesca subsp. vesca linkage group LG3, FraVesHawaii_1.0, whole genome shotgun sequence harbors:
- the LOC101306021 gene encoding omega-3 fatty acid desaturase, chloroplastic-like is translated as MEGVEAKPMKGVNGIHDPNNKEDHDADFDPSAPPPFKIAEIRAAIPKHCWVKNPWRSFSYVLRDLVVIFAMAAAAIYFNNWYVWPLYWAAQGTMFWALFVLGHDCGHGSFSDSRLLNNVVGHFLHSAILVPYNGWRISHRTHHQNHGHVENDESWVPLTEKIYTSLDESTRKFRFRVPYPIFAYPFYLWTRSPGKQGSHFNPYSDLFAPNERNDIITSTVCWTVMLAFLVCLSVIVGPVQVLKIYGVPYWIFVMWLDMVTYLHHHGYDEHKLPWYRGKEWSYLRGGLTTVDRDYGLINNIHHDIGTHVIHHLFPQIPHYHLVEATRSAKHVLGKYYREPKKSGPFPFHLINNLVASMSNDHYVSDTGDIVYYQTDPKLYKSLKNKLI